The Deltaproteobacteria bacterium genome window below encodes:
- a CDS encoding type II secretion system F family protein has protein sequence MEIFSYKAIDRSGKEIKGTLKARDERDLAARLRSMGYYPSSASRAARTEKESKGRSFLRRRAGGSRRVASFTHQLASMLEAGIPLDKSLALLAELEEDSPFKSVISDVLKGVRGGRPLADCLERKEEFPAFYVNTVRAGEAGGTLEDCLKRLGAYLEETEKLKDEIRSALVYPLLLTTFGGGAVVFMLIFVVPRFALLFEDLGGAAPLPALALIAAGRFFSSWFWILPLAIVLAWLGFERFRARAEGRLRLDSLKLSLPVLGPILRKAAAARFSRTLGTLLKSGVPIMEALGLSIRSTGNLALEKDLAPVLEGVSKGRGVAAPVAETGSFPRLASHMLAVGEETGRLDEMLLKLASDFEHEIRTSVKRAVSTLEPAIILVMALVVGSIVISMLLAVFSLNDIPL, from the coding sequence ATGGAGATATTCAGTTATAAGGCAATAGACCGGTCTGGAAAGGAGATAAAGGGGACGCTTAAGGCCAGGGACGAGCGGGACCTTGCCGCGAGGCTCCGCTCCATGGGCTATTATCCTTCGTCCGCGTCCAGGGCCGCCCGGACGGAAAAAGAGTCGAAAGGGCGGTCTTTCTTAAGGAGAAGGGCGGGCGGCAGTCGCCGCGTAGCGTCCTTTACTCACCAGCTCGCGAGCATGCTCGAAGCCGGGATCCCGCTCGATAAGTCGCTCGCGCTACTTGCCGAGCTTGAGGAGGACTCTCCTTTCAAGTCGGTCATAAGCGACGTCCTCAAGGGGGTCCGGGGCGGGAGGCCCCTCGCGGACTGCCTTGAGCGCAAAGAGGAGTTCCCGGCCTTTTATGTAAATACCGTCAGGGCAGGGGAGGCCGGGGGCACGCTCGAGGATTGCCTTAAGCGGCTCGGCGCGTATCTTGAGGAGACTGAAAAGCTAAAGGACGAGATAAGGTCGGCGCTGGTATATCCCTTGCTGCTTACGACGTTCGGGGGCGGGGCCGTGGTCTTCATGCTCATCTTCGTCGTGCCGAGGTTCGCCTTGCTTTTCGAGGACCTCGGCGGGGCCGCGCCGCTCCCGGCACTCGCTCTCATTGCGGCGGGAAGGTTCTTTTCGTCATGGTTCTGGATCCTGCCGCTCGCGATTGTGCTTGCATGGCTCGGGTTTGAAAGGTTTCGCGCCAGGGCGGAGGGGAGATTGAGGCTCGACAGCCTCAAGCTCTCTTTGCCGGTACTCGGTCCGATACTGAGGAAGGCGGCTGCCGCGAGGTTTTCAAGGACGCTCGGGACGCTGCTTAAGTCCGGCGTGCCTATAATGGAGGCCCTCGGCCTCTCCATAAGGTCTACGGGGAACCTTGCGCTTGAAAAAGACCTCGCCCCGGTGCTTGAAGGGGTAAGTAAAGGGAGGGGTGTTGCGGCCCCGGTCGCGGAAACCGGCTCCTTCCCGAGGCTCGCCTCCCACATGCTCGCCGTTGGCGAGGAGACAGGGAGGCTGGATGAGATGCTCCTTAAGCTCGCCTCGGACTTCGAGCACGAGATAAGGACTTCGGTCAAGCGGGCCGTCTCTACACTCGAGCCTGCCATAATACTCGTCATGGCCCTTGTCGTCGGGTCCATAGTCATATCGATGCTCCTTGCGGTCTTTAGCCTTAACGACATCCCTCTTTAG
- the gspE gene encoding type II secretion system ATPase GspE: protein MSRERIGERLLRLSLITEEMLLAALDERSRTGCMTGEALTRLGFISAGDFALQVAGSLGVQAVLEGDFPEGPVPIGRQPAYIFLKENRVAPVALDGETLLVASARPQDPFPAEALKAFTGMEVEQALGVPGQILDFIERHYGSRGRALDELIGDLDEKETGQARWERDDIEGLKEAALEAPVIELVNLIIARAVERRASDIHIEPFEGGLNVRYRVDGVLHVSENLPGRLHPVVSSRVKIMARLNIAERRLPQDGRVKHTISGKEVDIRVSTVPTLYGESIVMRLLDPSSALALEDLGFSARIKEAFSLLAAQPHGMILVTGPTGSGKSTTLYAALSRMDTGSRKVITIEDPIEYKLEGVNQIQVKPAIGLTFASGLRSIVRQDPDIIMVGEIRDAETAEIAVHSALTGHLILSTMHTNDAAGAVARLLDMGIEGYLISSCLLGVLAQRLVRVICPACKESYAPSEREIKLLMEGTVSPEGIAGLARGRGCEECGGTGYRGRTGIFELMTVTDRIRELTVERQGAAAIKGAAISEGMAQLRSDGWDKVISGITTVEEVERVTLQ, encoded by the coding sequence ATGAGCCGCGAGAGAATCGGCGAGAGACTTCTAAGGCTCTCGCTCATCACAGAGGAGATGCTCCTGGCCGCGCTGGATGAAAGATCGCGGACAGGATGCATGACCGGAGAGGCGCTTACGCGGCTGGGTTTCATCTCCGCCGGGGATTTCGCGCTTCAGGTGGCGGGCTCACTGGGGGTGCAGGCGGTGCTGGAAGGGGATTTCCCGGAAGGGCCTGTCCCCATAGGGCGGCAGCCTGCCTACATCTTTCTGAAAGAGAACCGTGTGGCCCCCGTGGCCCTTGACGGCGAAACGCTTTTAGTCGCCTCGGCTCGCCCGCAGGACCCGTTTCCAGCCGAAGCCCTGAAGGCGTTTACGGGCATGGAGGTTGAGCAGGCATTAGGGGTGCCGGGGCAGATACTCGATTTCATAGAGAGGCATTACGGCAGCCGGGGCAGGGCACTTGACGAGCTCATAGGCGACCTCGATGAAAAGGAGACGGGCCAGGCCCGCTGGGAGCGTGACGACATAGAGGGGCTCAAGGAGGCCGCGCTCGAGGCCCCGGTAATAGAGCTGGTGAACCTCATAATAGCGAGGGCGGTAGAGAGGCGCGCAAGCGATATCCATATCGAACCGTTCGAGGGCGGCCTGAATGTCAGGTACAGGGTGGACGGCGTCCTTCACGTCTCGGAGAACCTTCCCGGAAGGCTCCATCCGGTCGTCTCCTCGAGGGTCAAGATAATGGCCAGGCTGAATATAGCCGAAAGGAGGCTTCCGCAGGACGGCAGGGTAAAGCACACGATCTCAGGCAAGGAGGTCGACATAAGGGTCTCGACAGTGCCGACCCTTTACGGCGAGAGCATCGTTATGAGGCTTCTTGACCCGAGTTCCGCGCTCGCGCTCGAAGACCTCGGTTTCTCCGCGCGAATAAAGGAGGCCTTCTCTCTGCTCGCCGCCCAGCCGCACGGGATGATACTGGTCACCGGCCCGACCGGCAGCGGAAAGTCGACTACGCTCTATGCGGCCCTCTCCAGGATGGATACCGGCAGCAGAAAGGTCATTACTATCGAGGACCCGATAGAGTACAAGCTCGAGGGAGTGAACCAGATACAGGTCAAGCCGGCCATAGGCCTCACCTTCGCGAGCGGCCTCCGTTCCATCGTGAGGCAGGACCCTGACATCATAATGGTGGGGGAGATAAGGGACGCCGAGACGGCCGAGATAGCCGTCCATTCGGCCCTTACCGGGCACCTCATACTCTCGACCATGCACACGAACGACGCCGCCGGTGCGGTCGCGAGGCTCCTGGACATGGGCATTGAAGGGTATCTCATCTCGTCATGCCTCCTGGGCGTGCTAGCCCAGAGGCTCGTCCGGGTCATCTGCCCGGCCTGCAAGGAGAGCTACGCCCCTTCAGAAAGGGAAATTAAGCTCCTCATGGAAGGAACGGTTTCTCCTGAAGGCATTGCCGGCCTTGCCAGGGGGAGGGGGTGCGAGGAGTGCGGCGGAACCGGCTACAGGGGCCGTACCGGGATATTCGAGCTAATGACAGTGACTGACAGGATCCGGGAGCTTACGGTAGAGCGGCAGGGGGCCGCGGCTATAAAGGGCGCAGCCATTTCCGAGGGCATGGCGCAATTGAGGTCCGACGGCTGGGACAAGGTTATTTCAGGGATAACCACGGTGGAAGAGGTCGAGAGGGTGACCCTTCAGTAG
- a CDS encoding PHP domain-containing protein, with the protein MGGCLKIDIHNHAFTYESASGPEEVIEAAIASGLDGIAFTEHNSYTASGMAEELKREYSGRITIFRGAEYDAAEGHLILFGITDNGFMDLGMFAPASEVLRYLEPRGAVAIIAHPFRGAGRFKTDLSLVKGITAVEAYNGHNTPGENEMALRAAASLGLPTTGGSDSHGKEDVGRCYTEFLDMVTEEGLVAALKSGRYRGVCVRP; encoded by the coding sequence TTGGGGGGTTGCCTGAAGATAGACATCCATAACCATGCGTTCACATATGAAAGCGCCTCCGGGCCGGAGGAGGTAATAGAGGCGGCCATAGCCTCCGGCCTGGACGGCATCGCCTTCACCGAGCACAACTCATATACGGCGAGCGGGATGGCAGAGGAGCTCAAACGCGAGTATTCGGGGAGGATAACGATATTCAGGGGGGCTGAATACGACGCGGCCGAAGGGCACCTCATCCTTTTCGGCATAACCGACAACGGCTTCATGGACCTCGGGATGTTCGCCCCGGCCTCCGAGGTCTTGAGGTACCTTGAGCCGAGGGGTGCGGTAGCGATAATAGCTCACCCATTCAGGGGGGCGGGCCGCTTCAAGACGGACCTCTCCCTGGTGAAAGGCATAACAGCCGTGGAGGCGTACAACGGCCACAACACCCCCGGGGAGAACGAAATGGCTCTCCGCGCGGCCGCCTCCCTCGGCTTACCCACGACGGGCGGTAGCGACTCTCATGGCAAGGAGGACGTGGGCAGGTGCTATACGGAATTCCTCGACATGGTAACGGAGGAGGGCCTGGTCGCTGCCCTCAAATCAGGGCGCTACAGGGGCGTTTGCGTGAGGCCCTGA
- a CDS encoding class I SAM-dependent methyltransferase: MGETRENSPYDGLAWFYDRYWGGSGYNFHSFVMGALDKVLLLKLPPGARILDLCCGTGHLTKMLFERGFKVVGADCSIEMLRFAKRNTPAAGFFATDARSFFLPARFDAVVSTFDSMNHIMEPRDLERVFRNVKASLCDGGVFAFDLLLEEAYEVMWKKSGFFLEDDNACLIRGTYDCSRRVASVKLTLFRNDGGWKRSDVTVTERFHPLDEVVSSLESCGFSSIEVHRAGIDFDMPADEGKGRVFISAKKREVGPV, from the coding sequence ATGGGTGAAACGAGAGAGAATTCCCCTTACGACGGCCTTGCGTGGTTTTACGACAGGTACTGGGGCGGGAGCGGCTACAACTTCCACAGCTTCGTAATGGGCGCGCTCGATAAGGTGCTTTTACTAAAGCTTCCGCCCGGGGCCCGGATACTGGACCTATGCTGCGGCACGGGGCACCTTACGAAAATGCTCTTTGAGCGGGGGTTCAAAGTGGTCGGGGCAGACTGCTCGATTGAGATGCTCAGGTTCGCGAAAAGGAATACGCCCGCGGCAGGCTTCTTCGCGACTGACGCGAGGTCGTTTTTTTTACCGGCCAGGTTCGACGCCGTCGTCTCGACCTTCGACAGCATGAATCACATAATGGAGCCGCGGGACCTGGAGCGCGTATTCAGGAATGTAAAAGCGTCGCTTTGCGATGGCGGGGTCTTCGCGTTCGACCTCCTCCTTGAGGAGGCGTATGAGGTGATGTGGAAAAAGTCCGGTTTTTTCCTTGAAGACGATAACGCGTGCCTCATACGCGGGACGTACGATTGCTCCAGGCGCGTTGCAAGCGTGAAGCTTACGCTTTTCAGAAACGACGGCGGCTGGAAAAGGAGCGACGTGACGGTCACGGAGAGGTTCCACCCCCTTGACGAAGTGGTCTCTTCGCTTGAATCGTGCGGCTTTAGCAGTATCGAGGTCCATCGGGCAGGCATTGATTTCGATATGCCCGCGGACGAGGGCAAGGGAAGGGTGTTCATAAGTGCTAAAAAGAGGGAGGTGGGGCCTGTTTGA
- a CDS encoding GNAT family N-acetyltransferase, whose protein sequence is MEEGMGEGLEIEEVQDQKRLEELGPEWDALFGSCPSATPFQSPQWLLPWMRRLGNGRPFALALRKNGVLSALLPLMLRGEEAAFIGTGVSDYLDMLALPEAGAEAASMVLEYLLRRKESWRKCALYELRAESPFLATAPPSGLKVSRSAGEPCLIVSLPDSADKLGRRGPRSGKNGSKRTRRMIEESGELTVETATGSSLSEFLDSFFRLHEIRWRALGGTGVLNGPEIKSFHGEAASGLLEKGILRLYRMRYRGADFAALYAFIHRGRMYAYLNGFDPAFLKFSPGSHILRRAVEDAITGGVRELDFLRGGENYKYAWGPEERSNSTLVIEHG, encoded by the coding sequence GTGGAAGAGGGCATGGGGGAGGGGCTTGAGATAGAGGAGGTCCAGGATCAAAAGAGGCTGGAAGAGCTTGGCCCTGAGTGGGACGCGCTTTTCGGTTCATGCCCTTCGGCCACCCCGTTCCAGTCGCCTCAGTGGCTGCTGCCCTGGATGAGGCGCCTCGGAAACGGCAGGCCCTTTGCCTTGGCCTTGAGGAAAAATGGGGTGCTCTCGGCCCTCTTGCCTCTCATGCTACGGGGCGAGGAGGCGGCCTTCATTGGGACAGGCGTTTCGGATTACCTGGACATGCTGGCGCTTCCGGAGGCAGGGGCCGAAGCTGCTTCGATGGTCCTCGAATATCTCCTCAGGAGAAAAGAGAGCTGGAGGAAGTGCGCCCTTTACGAGCTTCGGGCCGAATCTCCGTTTCTTGCTACGGCCCCGCCTTCAGGCCTCAAGGTCTCAAGGAGCGCAGGCGAGCCCTGCCTAATTGTGAGCCTTCCTGACAGCGCGGATAAGCTCGGGAGAAGAGGGCCGAGGAGCGGAAAGAACGGCTCGAAGCGCACGAGAAGGATGATCGAGGAGAGCGGGGAGCTAACGGTCGAGACCGCTACCGGGAGCAGCCTTTCCGAGTTCCTCGATTCGTTCTTCCGTCTCCATGAGATTAGATGGCGGGCCCTCGGCGGGACAGGCGTCCTGAACGGGCCGGAGATAAAATCTTTTCACGGAGAGGCCGCTTCAGGCCTGCTTGAGAAAGGCATCCTCCGGCTCTACAGGATGAGATACAGGGGCGCTGATTTCGCGGCCCTGTACGCGTTCATCCACCGCGGGCGCATGTACGCGTATCTTAACGGGTTCGACCCCGCTTTCCTTAAATTCAGCCCCGGCTCGCATATCTTGAGGCGCGCCGTGGAGGACGCGATAACCGGGGGCGTAAGGGAACTGGATTTCCTGAGGGGCGGCGAGAACTACAAATACGCGTGGGGGCCGGAAGAGCGGAGCAACTCGACGCTGGTGATAGAGCATGGGTGA
- a CDS encoding glycosyltransferase, whose protein sequence is MNPVVLGVSFPFAQVRPDTPGGAEQVLLSLDSALVSEGWGSVVIAPEGSRVEGTLIPTPFVKGRIDGQVRSYIHGLYRKAIGFALRHWKIDIVHMHGLDSHEYMPDEGVPLLVTLHLPLKWYPEQALRTGRALTFFNCVSATQMDGAPEWLDIIGTVRNGVPVERLRPSVRRREYALSLGRICPEKGFHIAMKAAKRAGVPFVLAGSVFPYSEHEDYFKEAIAPNIGDKRIWFAGPAGFDRKRRLLAGARCVLIPSLVPETSSLVAMEALAAGAPVIAFPAGALAEVVEHGRTGFLVEGVEGMARAIRRAGSISSDECMRAARRFSSSLMASGYIDLYRKIISIKRNGGRGHGGGA, encoded by the coding sequence GTGAACCCTGTGGTGCTCGGGGTCTCCTTCCCCTTCGCGCAGGTCAGGCCTGATACGCCGGGCGGGGCCGAGCAGGTGCTCCTCTCGCTCGATAGCGCGCTCGTCTCCGAAGGATGGGGCTCTGTCGTCATAGCACCCGAGGGCTCCAGGGTCGAAGGGACCCTCATACCGACCCCGTTCGTAAAAGGCAGGATAGACGGGCAGGTCCGCTCCTATATCCACGGGCTCTACAGGAAGGCCATAGGCTTCGCACTCCGGCACTGGAAAATAGACATAGTCCACATGCACGGCCTTGATTCCCACGAGTACATGCCGGACGAGGGCGTGCCTCTACTCGTGACCCTCCACCTGCCGCTCAAGTGGTATCCAGAGCAGGCACTCCGCACCGGGCGCGCCCTGACTTTCTTTAACTGCGTCTCGGCTACTCAAATGGATGGGGCGCCGGAATGGCTCGATATCATCGGCACGGTCCGGAACGGGGTGCCTGTTGAAAGGCTGAGGCCCTCGGTGAGGCGGAGGGAATACGCGCTCTCGCTCGGGAGGATATGCCCGGAGAAGGGCTTCCACATCGCGATGAAGGCCGCAAAAAGGGCCGGGGTGCCTTTTGTCCTGGCCGGGTCGGTCTTCCCTTACAGCGAGCACGAGGATTATTTCAAGGAGGCCATCGCTCCGAATATCGGGGACAAGCGCATCTGGTTTGCGGGTCCTGCCGGGTTCGACAGGAAAAGGCGGCTCCTTGCAGGAGCGCGGTGCGTCCTCATACCTTCGCTTGTGCCTGAGACGAGCTCGCTCGTTGCCATGGAGGCGCTTGCGGCAGGCGCTCCGGTAATAGCTTTCCCGGCGGGCGCTCTCGCGGAGGTGGTCGAGCACGGCAGGACCGGATTCCTTGTGGAAGGGGTGGAGGGGATGGCAAGGGCCATAAGGAGGGCGGGTTCGATCTCTTCGGACGAATGCATGAGGGCCGCCCGCAGGTTCTCCTCTTCGCTTATGGCCAGTGGTTATATTGATCTCTACCGAAAGATAATAAGCATAAAAAGGAACGGTGGAAGAGGGCATGGGGGAGGGGCTTGA
- a CDS encoding PIG-L family deacetylase, translated as MRSRELRFIRTSFMGYVREFVKDIFGEKTLVVAAHPDDEVAGAGALLRYLERAFFVHVTDGAPRDLADAVSHGFSSAEEYAEARRKELFAALSISGIRPEDCFPPWVPDREAGYHLVEIALKLRDAIMETGAESVLTLAYEGGHPDHDSLCFAAHAAAGLIRKAGGDPPPLIEYALYNAMDGRLSSLEFIPREGFDEITFMLSEEERRIKGRMMDCFATQAPVLSMFPLQFERFRPAPPYVFTASPHEGRLHYEQFDWGIDGKKWRELASGAMKELGTGSPM; from the coding sequence ATGCGCTCGCGGGAGCTTAGGTTCATAAGGACCTCCTTCATGGGCTATGTGAGGGAGTTCGTGAAGGATATCTTCGGCGAAAAGACGCTAGTGGTCGCGGCGCACCCCGATGACGAGGTCGCGGGAGCCGGGGCGCTTTTGAGGTACCTGGAACGCGCCTTTTTCGTCCACGTAACCGACGGCGCGCCAAGGGACCTTGCCGATGCCGTCTCGCACGGCTTCAGCTCCGCCGAAGAGTATGCGGAGGCGAGGAGAAAGGAGCTCTTCGCCGCCCTTTCCATCTCCGGCATAAGGCCGGAGGACTGCTTCCCGCCCTGGGTTCCTGACAGGGAGGCCGGGTATCATCTCGTGGAGATAGCGCTTAAGCTCAGGGACGCTATTATGGAGACAGGCGCGGAATCCGTGCTTACGCTCGCTTACGAAGGCGGGCATCCGGACCACGATTCTCTGTGCTTTGCCGCGCACGCGGCTGCCGGCCTTATCCGGAAAGCGGGCGGCGACCCGCCGCCTCTTATAGAGTATGCGCTTTACAACGCCATGGACGGCAGGTTGTCATCGCTCGAGTTCATACCGAGGGAGGGCTTCGACGAGATAACCTTCATGCTCTCCGAGGAGGAGAGGCGGATAAAGGGCCGGATGATGGACTGTTTCGCGACACAGGCCCCGGTACTCAGCATGTTCCCGCTCCAGTTCGAGAGGTTCAGGCCGGCCCCGCCTTATGTTTTTACAGCGTCCCCGCATGAGGGGAGGCTGCATTACGAGCAGTTCGACTGGGGCATTGACGGTAAGAAGTGGAGAGAGCTTGCCTCCGGGGCCATGAAGGAGCTTGGGACAGGGAGCCCGATGTGA
- a CDS encoding beta-xylosidase, whose protein sequence is MIEAVMFWNEPNNLSHWDFQLDPDWAIYSEMVRLASGAVAAEDGKVRKVLGGISPIDSGFIRNLKGKGALDAVDVVAVHGFPLDWNHWTIHEWPEKLSEIQAVTDLPVWVSEVGVSTFGAEEVQEFGLRRSAELLIGRVERIHWYSLYDLPRTWPATTRHREAEGSAYYRHFYMGLLREDGTPKRALRLFSEYTPSLGICQWFHFEDHRLDCAVKWLNRLGVRKLRTGLSWADSFRPDAYAWFDRQMRALEDFDLTLTFCFTPDSKGLRPDHTSPPSRPEEFAEFCSAMVRRYALAGA, encoded by the coding sequence GTGATCGAAGCGGTGATGTTCTGGAACGAGCCGAATAACCTTTCGCACTGGGACTTCCAGCTTGACCCGGACTGGGCCATATACTCCGAGATGGTAAGGCTCGCGTCAGGGGCCGTGGCCGCTGAGGACGGGAAGGTCCGGAAGGTACTGGGCGGCATCTCGCCCATAGACTCGGGCTTTATAAGGAACCTCAAGGGCAAGGGGGCCCTAGACGCGGTCGATGTCGTGGCCGTGCACGGTTTTCCGCTGGACTGGAATCACTGGACCATACACGAGTGGCCGGAGAAGCTTTCCGAGATACAGGCCGTCACGGACCTGCCCGTCTGGGTCTCGGAGGTCGGGGTCTCGACCTTCGGGGCAGAGGAGGTCCAGGAGTTCGGTCTCAGGCGCTCGGCCGAGCTCCTTATAGGAAGGGTCGAGCGGATTCACTGGTACAGTCTCTACGACCTCCCGAGGACGTGGCCCGCAACGACAAGGCACCGCGAGGCCGAGGGCTCGGCATATTACAGGCATTTTTACATGGGGCTACTGCGGGAGGACGGGACGCCCAAGAGGGCCTTGAGGCTCTTTTCCGAGTACACGCCGAGCCTCGGCATCTGCCAATGGTTCCACTTCGAGGACCACAGGCTCGACTGCGCGGTCAAGTGGCTCAATAGGCTCGGGGTAAGGAAGCTCAGGACCGGGCTCAGCTGGGCCGACAGCTTCCGCCCGGACGCTTACGCGTGGTTCGACAGGCAGATGAGGGCGCTTGAGGATTTCGACCTGACCCTGACTTTCTGCTTCACCCCGGACTCGAAGGGCCTCCGGCCCGACCACACGAGCCCGCCTTCGCGGCCGGAGGAATTCGCGGAATTCTGCTCGGCCATGGTGAGGAGATATGCGCTCGCGGGAGCTTAG
- a CDS encoding TIGR04290 family methyltransferase, which translates to MESDDLTPEEIEKRVRELGPWFQNIELKGVFTAPGHFLGDYPMIKWRKFSHAIPDSLEGATVLDVGCNAGFYSIALKERGASRVLGIDIDELYLEQARFAARTRGVDIEFMKKSVYEVAGLKERFDIVLFMGVLYHLRHPLLALDLLHEYAVSDLLVFQSMLRGCGDVEETEDDYPFSETGVFDKPCFPRMHFMEKSYSGDPTNWWLPNRSCVEAMLRSSGFTIRSRPEEEVYICGRAERGSGGL; encoded by the coding sequence ATGGAAAGCGATGATTTAACGCCGGAGGAAATAGAGAAGAGGGTCAGGGAGCTCGGTCCCTGGTTCCAGAATATCGAACTCAAGGGGGTCTTTACCGCGCCGGGGCATTTCCTGGGCGACTACCCCATGATCAAATGGAGGAAGTTTTCCCACGCCATACCAGACAGCCTCGAAGGCGCGACCGTGCTGGACGTGGGCTGCAACGCCGGTTTTTATTCCATCGCACTGAAGGAGAGGGGCGCGTCAAGGGTCCTGGGGATAGATATCGACGAGCTCTATCTCGAGCAGGCCCGCTTCGCGGCCCGCACGAGGGGTGTAGATATCGAGTTCATGAAGAAGTCGGTCTACGAGGTGGCCGGCCTGAAGGAAAGGTTCGACATAGTGCTTTTCATGGGGGTGCTGTACCACTTGAGGCACCCGCTCCTCGCGCTCGACCTTCTTCATGAGTACGCGGTCTCGGACCTTCTGGTATTCCAGTCGATGCTACGCGGCTGCGGAGACGTTGAAGAGACAGAGGACGATTATCCCTTCTCCGAGACGGGCGTTTTCGACAAGCCCTGTTTTCCCAGGATGCATTTCATGGAAAAGAGCTACTCCGGCGACCCCACCAACTGGTGGCTTCCGAACAGGTCGTGCGTGGAGGCGATGCTCCGGAGTTCCGGCTTCACCATCAGGAGCCGCCCGGAGGAGGAGGTCTACATCTGCGGCAGGGCGGAAAGGGGGTCCGGGGGCCTGTGA
- a CDS encoding nucleotidyltransferase family protein, translating into MWGIIPAAGAGSRIQPLAFSKELLPVGSRREGSYERPRAVSEYLLERMLGAGATKICFVISPGKSDILEYYGGHIGQASICYVVQPEPLGLCDSIFRALPLVGPGEHVLVGLPDTIWFPEDGFSSLGEDGLSFLLFPVDSPECFDAVVLDETGGVLEVQVKQKGASTNWVWGSFKLSGSVLAELYKLWLRRGKEDEYIGTLVNAYLKSGGKAVGVRGGSSYVDVGTINGYREAMRLLGSPGEKMDGKR; encoded by the coding sequence ATGTGGGGGATAATCCCGGCGGCAGGCGCCGGGTCGAGGATACAGCCTTTGGCATTCTCAAAGGAGCTCCTCCCGGTCGGGAGCCGGAGAGAGGGCTCGTACGAGAGGCCCAGGGCCGTAAGCGAATACCTGCTTGAGCGGATGCTCGGGGCCGGGGCCACCAAGATATGCTTCGTAATCTCGCCCGGCAAGTCGGACATACTCGAATATTACGGCGGCCATATAGGGCAGGCGAGCATATGCTATGTCGTCCAGCCGGAGCCGCTCGGCCTCTGCGATTCGATATTCAGGGCGCTCCCGCTCGTGGGCCCTGGCGAGCATGTCCTTGTGGGCCTCCCGGACACCATATGGTTTCCTGAGGACGGCTTCAGCTCGCTCGGCGAGGACGGGCTTTCCTTCCTCCTCTTCCCGGTCGACTCTCCTGAATGCTTCGACGCGGTCGTCCTGGATGAGACCGGCGGCGTCCTCGAGGTCCAGGTCAAGCAGAAAGGGGCTTCGACCAACTGGGTATGGGGCTCCTTCAAGCTAAGCGGGTCTGTTCTTGCAGAGCTTTATAAACTGTGGCTCAGGAGGGGAAAGGAAGACGAGTACATCGGCACCCTCGTGAACGCATATCTGAAGTCAGGGGGCAAGGCCGTCGGCGTAAGGGGCGGCAGTTCGTACGTGGACGTGGGCACAATCAACGGCTATAGGGAGGCCATGAGGCTCCTTGGCTCGCCTGGAGAAAAGATGGATGGAAAGCGATGA
- a CDS encoding glycosyltransferase — MKLVVFGLTMSSSWGNGHATIWRGLARALNERGHRVVFFEKDAPYYASHRDLADPPWASLVVYGEWNGIRNRASEELRDADVGIATSYCPDGIEASDLVLSSGARIKCFYDLDTPVTLKGLKEGKRAGYLPGDGLGGFDIVLSYTGGRAIGELKSLLGARRAEPLYGSVDPASHFPAAGVEKYRADLSYLGTFSEDRQEALIELFIKPARTAPGKRFVLGGSLYPESFPWTENIYFVRHVPPPMHPAFYSSAAWTLNVTRGAMAGLGWCPSGRLFEAAACGSPVLSDWWEGIDGFFAPGSEIVIVRSSEDVREALRMPEKERKRLSGRARERVLAEHTSHERAAEFERIMEDTLRGKGEACGG; from the coding sequence ATGAAGCTCGTGGTCTTCGGGCTTACGATGAGCTCGTCATGGGGTAACGGGCACGCCACCATCTGGCGGGGCCTCGCAAGGGCGCTCAACGAACGGGGGCACAGGGTCGTATTCTTCGAAAAGGACGCGCCGTACTACGCGTCCCACAGGGACCTTGCAGACCCGCCGTGGGCCTCTCTCGTCGTCTACGGCGAATGGAATGGCATTAGAAATAGGGCATCGGAGGAGCTGAGGGACGCGGATGTGGGAATTGCGACCTCCTACTGCCCGGACGGGATCGAAGCCTCGGATCTCGTCCTCTCTTCAGGCGCACGGATAAAGTGCTTCTACGACCTGGATACGCCGGTAACGCTAAAAGGCCTGAAGGAAGGTAAAAGGGCCGGTTATCTGCCCGGGGACGGGCTCGGCGGCTTCGATATCGTCCTGAGCTACACGGGCGGAAGGGCCATCGGGGAGCTTAAGTCGCTTTTGGGCGCAAGAAGGGCGGAGCCCCTTTACGGGAGCGTCGACCCGGCCTCCCATTTCCCTGCCGCAGGCGTGGAGAAGTACAGGGCGGATCTTTCGTATCTCGGCACCTTTTCCGAGGACAGGCAGGAAGCGCTTATTGAGCTTTTCATAAAGCCGGCCAGGACGGCCCCCGGGAAAAGGTTCGTGCTCGGCGGCTCGCTTTATCCGGAAAGTTTCCCCTGGACTGAAAACATATATTTCGTAAGGCACGTGCCCCCGCCCATGCACCCGGCCTTTTATTCGTCGGCCGCATGGACGCTGAATGTCACAAGAGGCGCGATGGCCGGGCTCGGCTGGTGCCCTTCAGGAAGGCTATTCGAGGCAGCGGCATGCGGCAGCCCTGTCCTTAGCGACTGGTGGGAGGGTATCGACGGGTTCTTTGCGCCCGGCTCCGAGATAGTCATCGTGCGCTCTTCGGAAGATGTGAGAGAGGCGCTCCGGATGCCTGAAAAGGAGAGGAAGAGGCTTTCGGGAAGGGCCAGGGAGAGGGTCCTTGCGGAGCATACGTCTCATGAGAGGGCCGCCGAATTCGAAAGGATAATGGAAGATACGCTCCGCGGAAAGGGAGAGGCATGTGGGGGATAA